One window of Phycodurus eques isolate BA_2022a chromosome 17, UOR_Pequ_1.1, whole genome shotgun sequence genomic DNA carries:
- the LOC133416405 gene encoding transforming growth factor beta activator LRRC32-like isoform X1, which translates to MWSGHAAKTGRLLGVSNMAAFPLLFPLLAGCVAAAVHPSRHRPSCRIVGTSVVCSDLSLTSAPANLPSGVQVLDLSQNQLQNLSRDTLADHMGLRHLDLHSNKIHFIQPGLFETMNDLKVLDLSGNRLNVFALAKIKIGTLSAVESLDLSSNGLYTGMSDIFLNDSPSLVELSLSGNSITKIAQNTFNGALSLRKISLHDNIILEIEDGAFDSLDGLSELDLSKNSIACITDFNLSRLRALNLSRNSLELFQSTRSAEPYHLAFLDLSENKLPYFPLLPTNNAIRHLDLSRNRLQSVDVMDMADTKMSETVLKHLRHLDLSFNQLTGLPQSFFNTMMLLEVLNVSNNCIVSFSVTDKDLLPTVKIVNFSYNSLQRLSLREGTLQALEELFLQGNDLSTLAHQTFQRLPSLNLLQLQNNLKILPYRAFANTPLSLLDLSLNPGLEMHQDSLVGLEHSLVQLFLRENNISMLNRDMSSLRSLKLVDLSTNHLTSLPAWNRESSIETLNLQNNSLVTLEHTTMAALERSLKTLYVGDNPLSCCGNLDLVRLLQHSDVVVPDIEAATCILREGLEPVNIEKVTWEMCQGRKKANYIVVIVVIVFLAVIALGLLVKYCKSRKRKRIQTFSV; encoded by the exons ATGTGGTCAGGACACGCAGCAAAGACTGGTCGTCTGCTGGGAGTCAG CAACATGGCTGCCTTCCCGCTGCTCTTTCCGCTTCTGGCCGGCTGCGTGGCGGCGGCGGTCCACCCTTCCCGCCACCGTCCTTCGTGCCGCATC GTGGGCACGAGCGTGGTCTGCAGTGATTTGAGCCTCACCAGTGCCCCCGCCAACCTCCCGTCAGGTGTCCAAGTGCTGGACCTCTCACAGAACCAGCTGCAGAATCTCAGCCGTGACACTCTGGCTGACCACATGGGCCTCCGTCACCTGGACTTGCACTCCAACAAGATCCACTTCATTCAGCCGGGACTTTTTGAAACCATGAATGACCTTAAAGTCCTGGATCTGTCCGGGAATCGTCTCAACGTGTTTGCTCTGGCTAAAATTAAAATCGGAACGCTTTCAGCCGTGGAGTCTCTGGATCTGTCCAGCAATGGCTTATACACCGGGATGTCTGACATTTTTCTCAATGATTCTCCTTCGCTCGTGGAGCTGTCACTGAGCGGCAACAGCATCACCAAGATTGCGCAAAACACTTTCAACGGCGCGTTGTCCCTGAGGAAGATCAGCCTCCACGACAACATCATTTTGGAGATCGAAGACGGCGCCTTCGACTCTCTTGATGGCTTGAGCGAACTGGACTTGTCCAAGAACTCCATCGCTTGCATCACCGACTTCAATCTCAGTCGTCTGAGAGCATTGAACCTCAGCAGGAACAGCCTGGAGCTCTTCCAGAGCACCAGATCGGCTGAGCCGTACCACCTCGCCTTTCTGGATCTGAGTGAAAACAAATTGCCTTACTTCCCGCTGCTGCCTACGAACAACGCTATCCGGCATCTGGACCTGTCGCGCAACCGCCTGCAGAGTGTCGACGTGATGGACATGGCTGACACAAAGATGTCAGAGACAGTTTTGAAGCACCTGAGACACTTAGACTTAAGTTTCAACCAGCTCACAGGCTTGCCACAGTCCTTCTTTAACACTATGATGTTACTGGAGGTCCTGAATGTGAGCAACAACTGTATTGTCTCGTTTTCTGTCACTGACAAAGACCTCCTTCCCACAGTGAAGATTGTCAACTTCAGCTATAACTCCTTACAGAGACTTTCCCTCAGGGAAGGCACTCTGCAGGCGTTGGAGGAGCTCTTCCTACAAGGGAACGACCTTAGCACCCTGGCACATCAAACCTTCCAGAGACTTCCTAGTCTGAACCTTCTGCAGCTCCAG AACAATTTGAAGATTTTGCCATACAGGGCATTCGCCAACACCCCTCTCAGCCTGCTGGACTTGTCCCTCAACCCCGGCTTGGAGATGCACCAAGACTCCCTGGTCGGTCTAGAGCACTCCCTGGTCCAGCTCTTCCTGAGGGAGAATAACATCTCCATGCTGAACAGGGACATGTCGTCACTGAGGAGCCTGAAACTTGTCGACCTGTCCACCAACCACCTGACCAGCCTTCCTGCATGGAACCGAGAGTCGTCCATCGAGACCCTCAACTTGCAGAACAACAGCCTGGTCACACTGGAGCATACCACCATGGCAGCGCTAGAACGCTCGCTGAAGACACTCTATGTGGGCGACAATCCACTCAGCTGCTGCGGAAACCTGGACTTAGTGCGCCTGCTGCAGCACTCAGATGTGGTGGTGCCCGACATTGAGGCGGCGACATGCATTCTCCGTGAGGGCTTGGAACCAGTCAACATCGAGAAGGTGACTTGGGAAATGTGTCAAGGGCGAAAGAAAGCCAACTACATCGTAGTCATCGTCGTGATTGTGTTCTTGGCAGTGATCGCCTTGGGACTGCTGGTGAAATACTGCAAGTCAAGGAAGCGGAAGCGCATCCAAACATTTAGTGTATGA
- the LOC133416405 gene encoding transforming growth factor beta activator LRRC32-like isoform X2, which produces MWSGHAAKTGRLLGVSNMAAFPLLFPLLAGCVAAAVHPSRHRPSCRIVGTSVVCSDLSLTSAPANLPSGVQVLDLSQNQLQNLSRDTLADHMGLRHLDLHSNKIHFIQPGLFETMNDLKVLDLSGNRLNVFALAKIKIGTLSAVESLDLSSNGLYTGMSDIFLNDSPSLVELSLSGNSITKIAQNTFNGALSLRKISLHDNIILEIEDGAFDSLDGLSELDLSKNSIACITDFNLSRLRALNLSRNSLELFQSTRSAEPYHLAFLDLSENKLPYFPLLPTNNAIRHLDLSRNRLQSVDVMDMADTKMSETVLKHLRHLDLSFNQLTGLPQSFFNTMMLLEVLNVSNNCIVSFSVTDKDLLPTVKIVNFSYNSLQRLSLREGTLQALEELFLQGNDLSTLAHQTFQRLPSLNLLQLQVNNLRVCPSETKPDQNPSGCVSFSSVPKLKFLYLSQNNLKILPYRAFANTPLSLLDLSLNPGLEMHQDSLVGLEHSLVQLFLRENNISMLNRDMSSLRSLKLVDLSTNHLTSLPAWNRESSIETLNLQNNSLVTLEHTTMAALERSLKTLYVGDNPLSCCGNLDLVRLLQHSDVVVPDIEAATCILREGLEPVNIEKVTWEMCQGRKKANYIVVIVVIVFLAVIALGLLVKYCKSRKRKRIQTFSV; this is translated from the exons ATGTGGTCAGGACACGCAGCAAAGACTGGTCGTCTGCTGGGAGTCAG CAACATGGCTGCCTTCCCGCTGCTCTTTCCGCTTCTGGCCGGCTGCGTGGCGGCGGCGGTCCACCCTTCCCGCCACCGTCCTTCGTGCCGCATC GTGGGCACGAGCGTGGTCTGCAGTGATTTGAGCCTCACCAGTGCCCCCGCCAACCTCCCGTCAGGTGTCCAAGTGCTGGACCTCTCACAGAACCAGCTGCAGAATCTCAGCCGTGACACTCTGGCTGACCACATGGGCCTCCGTCACCTGGACTTGCACTCCAACAAGATCCACTTCATTCAGCCGGGACTTTTTGAAACCATGAATGACCTTAAAGTCCTGGATCTGTCCGGGAATCGTCTCAACGTGTTTGCTCTGGCTAAAATTAAAATCGGAACGCTTTCAGCCGTGGAGTCTCTGGATCTGTCCAGCAATGGCTTATACACCGGGATGTCTGACATTTTTCTCAATGATTCTCCTTCGCTCGTGGAGCTGTCACTGAGCGGCAACAGCATCACCAAGATTGCGCAAAACACTTTCAACGGCGCGTTGTCCCTGAGGAAGATCAGCCTCCACGACAACATCATTTTGGAGATCGAAGACGGCGCCTTCGACTCTCTTGATGGCTTGAGCGAACTGGACTTGTCCAAGAACTCCATCGCTTGCATCACCGACTTCAATCTCAGTCGTCTGAGAGCATTGAACCTCAGCAGGAACAGCCTGGAGCTCTTCCAGAGCACCAGATCGGCTGAGCCGTACCACCTCGCCTTTCTGGATCTGAGTGAAAACAAATTGCCTTACTTCCCGCTGCTGCCTACGAACAACGCTATCCGGCATCTGGACCTGTCGCGCAACCGCCTGCAGAGTGTCGACGTGATGGACATGGCTGACACAAAGATGTCAGAGACAGTTTTGAAGCACCTGAGACACTTAGACTTAAGTTTCAACCAGCTCACAGGCTTGCCACAGTCCTTCTTTAACACTATGATGTTACTGGAGGTCCTGAATGTGAGCAACAACTGTATTGTCTCGTTTTCTGTCACTGACAAAGACCTCCTTCCCACAGTGAAGATTGTCAACTTCAGCTATAACTCCTTACAGAGACTTTCCCTCAGGGAAGGCACTCTGCAGGCGTTGGAGGAGCTCTTCCTACAAGGGAACGACCTTAGCACCCTGGCACATCAAACCTTCCAGAGACTTCCTAGTCTGAACCTTCTGCAGCTCCAGGTGAACAATTTACGAGTGTGCCCCTCGGAGACAAAACCAGACCAAAATCCTTCAGGTTGTGTCTCGTTCTCTTCTGTTCCAAAACTGAAGTTCCTTTACCTTTCTCAGAACAATTTGAAGATTTTGCCATACAGGGCATTCGCCAACACCCCTCTCAGCCTGCTGGACTTGTCCCTCAACCCCGGCTTGGAGATGCACCAAGACTCCCTGGTCGGTCTAGAGCACTCCCTGGTCCAGCTCTTCCTGAGGGAGAATAACATCTCCATGCTGAACAGGGACATGTCGTCACTGAGGAGCCTGAAACTTGTCGACCTGTCCACCAACCACCTGACCAGCCTTCCTGCATGGAACCGAGAGTCGTCCATCGAGACCCTCAACTTGCAGAACAACAGCCTGGTCACACTGGAGCATACCACCATGGCAGCGCTAGAACGCTCGCTGAAGACACTCTATGTGGGCGACAATCCACTCAGCTGCTGCGGAAACCTGGACTTAGTGCGCCTGCTGCAGCACTCAGATGTGGTGGTGCCCGACATTGAGGCGGCGACATGCATTCTCCGTGAGGGCTTGGAACCAGTCAACATCGAGAAGGTGACTTGGGAAATGTGTCAAGGGCGAAAGAAAGCCAACTACATCGTAGTCATCGTCGTGATTGTGTTCTTGGCAGTGATCGCCTTGGGACTGCTGGTGAAATACTGCAAGTCAAGGAAGCGGAAGCGCATCCAAACATTTAGTGTATGA